The following proteins are encoded in a genomic region of Cryptomeria japonica chromosome 11, Sugi_1.0, whole genome shotgun sequence:
- the LOC131055860 gene encoding uncharacterized protein LOC131055860 produces the protein MSKKRSGGLFGRRKPGSGGGGGRGGLQRRGAPVEAATGENSGGGGGRGGLQRRGAPAKVAVGRSIAMDERSGGGQGGGRGLQVAVGRSGGGRPVGGRGAGGRRRCKAARSGGRGRGERRATCGSCG, from the exons ATGTCAAAAAAGAGGTCTGGTGGCTTGTTTGGGCGGAGGAAGCCAGGGAGCG GCGGCGGAGGAGGCCGGGGAGGGTTGCAACGGCGGGGAGCTCCAGTAGAGGCGGCGACCGGGGAGAATTCCGGCGGCGGAGGAGGCCGGGGAGGGCTGCAGCGGCGGGGAGCTCCAGCAAAGGTGGCGGTAGGGAGATCTATAGCGATGGATGAGCGCAGCGGTGGGGGCCAGGGAGGAGGCAGAGGGTTGCAGGTGGCGGTAGGCCGGTCAGGTGGCGGGAGGCCGGTAGGCGGTCGGGGAGCTGGGGGCCGCAGGCGGTGCAAGGCCGCAAGGAGTGGAGGCCGAGGGCGTGGGGAGCGAAGGGCCACATGTGGGAGCTGTGGCTAG